The proteins below are encoded in one region of Caldilineales bacterium:
- a CDS encoding KH domain-containing protein: MKELVEYLTQTLVDHPEQVLVTTRRSGPSLFVEVTAASSDVGRLIGRHGRTAEAIRTVAKVAGARKGLRVTVDIA; encoded by the coding sequence ATGAAAGAACTGGTCGAATACTTGACCCAAACCCTGGTCGATCACCCCGAACAGGTGCTCGTGACCACGCGGCGCTCAGGCCCCAGCCTGTTCGTGGAAGTCACCGCCGCCTCGTCGGATGTGGGCCGTCTCATCGGCCGCCACGGTCGCACCGCCGAAGCCATCCGCACCGTGGCGAAGGTGGCAGGCGCGCGCAAAGGTTTGCGCGTCACCGTCGACATCGCTTGA
- the rimM gene encoding ribosome maturation factor RimM (Essential for efficient processing of 16S rRNA) gives MAESFLVVGRIIAPHGVRGEVKVEVQTDFPQRFQPGSPVWLEDEAEPMRVLAARRQNDFLLLQFDAIPSRTEAEPLRDRLLMVPRALAMPLPEGEYYSDDLQGLMVTTTDGDELGVLVDVWWTNANEVYVVEGPWGEILLPAIAEVVQEVDLQNRRMLVKLLPGLAPQIDALHGMAEDTEGR, from the coding sequence ATGGCTGAATCCTTCCTGGTAGTGGGTCGCATCATCGCCCCGCACGGCGTCCGTGGCGAGGTGAAGGTCGAGGTGCAGACCGATTTCCCGCAGCGGTTTCAGCCAGGATCGCCGGTATGGCTGGAAGATGAGGCGGAGCCGATGCGCGTGCTGGCTGCGCGCCGGCAGAACGACTTTCTGTTGCTTCAGTTCGACGCCATCCCCTCGCGCACCGAGGCCGAACCCTTGCGCGACCGGCTGCTGATGGTGCCGCGCGCCCTGGCCATGCCCCTGCCCGAGGGCGAGTATTATAGCGACGACTTACAGGGCCTGATGGTGACGACCACAGACGGCGATGAATTGGGCGTCCTGGTCGATGTGTGGTGGACGAACGCCAACGAGGTCTATGTGGTCGAGGGGCCGTGGGGTGAAATCCTCTTGCCGGCGATTGCCGAGGTGGTGCAAGAGGTGGATTTGCAGAATCGCCGGATGTTGGTAAAGTTATTGCCGGGTTTGGCGCCGCAGATCGATGCCCTGCACGGGATGGCGGAAGACACCGAAGGGCGATAA
- the ffh gene encoding signal recognition particle protein, whose amino-acid sequence MFDTLTDKLQGVFDRLGRRGRLTEADVDAALREVRLALLEADVNYKVVKDFVARVRERAIGADVLRSLTPAQQVIKIVHEELIATLGESARLDLSGQPPHVVMLVGLQGSGKTTMAAKLANRLRSSGQRPFLIAADTYRPAAVTQLEVLGRQIDIPVHSEGITPPPPEIVRRGLKRAKDEARTVVIIDTAGRLNIDEQMMQELVQIKEIAKPAEILLVADAMTGQEAVRVAGDFHGRVGVTGLVLTKIDGDARGGAAISMRAVTGVPIKFLGTSEKVDGIEVYHPDRLASRILGMGDMLTMIEKAEATMDKEEAMRMEKKLRTASFDLDDFLKQMRQIKKMGPLTGLLEMIPGVGKLAKEIDPQATEQQLKRVEAIICSMTPAERHDPGLLNGSRKRRVASGAGSSVQEVNQLLHQFRDMQRLMKQMQSGRRGGLAGLFGL is encoded by the coding sequence GTGTTCGACACCCTCACCGACAAACTGCAAGGCGTCTTCGACCGCCTGGGCCGCCGTGGCCGCCTGACCGAGGCGGACGTCGACGCCGCCCTGCGCGAAGTGCGTCTGGCCCTGCTCGAAGCCGACGTGAACTACAAGGTCGTCAAAGACTTTGTGGCCCGCGTGCGCGAGCGCGCCATCGGCGCCGATGTTCTGCGCAGCCTGACGCCGGCGCAACAGGTGATCAAGATCGTCCACGAGGAACTGATCGCCACCCTGGGCGAATCGGCCCGGCTCGACCTTTCGGGCCAGCCGCCGCACGTCGTCATGTTGGTGGGTCTTCAGGGTTCGGGCAAGACGACCATGGCCGCCAAACTGGCCAACCGGCTGCGCTCGTCCGGCCAACGCCCCTTCCTCATCGCTGCCGACACCTACCGCCCCGCCGCCGTCACCCAGCTCGAAGTCCTGGGCAGGCAGATCGACATCCCCGTTCACAGCGAAGGCATCACCCCGCCCCCGCCCGAAATCGTTCGCCGCGGCCTGAAACGGGCCAAAGACGAAGCCCGCACGGTCGTGATCATCGACACCGCCGGCCGTCTGAACATCGACGAACAGATGATGCAGGAGCTGGTGCAGATCAAAGAGATCGCCAAACCGGCCGAAATCCTGCTCGTGGCCGACGCCATGACCGGCCAGGAAGCCGTGCGCGTGGCCGGGGACTTCCACGGGCGGGTGGGCGTCACCGGGCTGGTGCTGACCAAGATCGACGGCGACGCCCGCGGCGGCGCGGCCATCTCGATGCGAGCCGTCACCGGCGTCCCGATCAAATTCCTGGGCACCAGCGAAAAGGTCGATGGCATCGAAGTCTACCATCCCGACCGGCTGGCCTCGCGCATCCTGGGCATGGGCGACATGCTGACGATGATCGAGAAGGCCGAGGCGACGATGGACAAAGAGGAAGCCATGCGCATGGAGAAGAAACTGCGCACGGCCTCTTTCGACCTGGATGATTTCCTCAAGCAGATGCGCCAGATCAAGAAGATGGGGCCGCTCACCGGCCTGCTGGAAATGATCCCCGGCGTGGGCAAGCTGGCCAAGGAGATCGACCCCCAGGCCACCGAACAGCAGCTCAAACGCGTCGAGGCCATCATCTGCTCGATGACGCCCGCCGAGCGCCACGACCCCGGCCTGCTCAACGGCAGCCGCAAACGCCGCGTGGCTTCTGGCGCCGGTTCGTCGGTGCAGGAAGTCAACCAACTGCTGCACCAATTCCGCGACATGCAACGGCTGATGAAGCAGATGCAGTCGGGGCGACGCGGGGGATTGGCCGGACTTTTCGGCCTGTAG
- the rpsP gene encoding 30S ribosomal protein S16 → MVRIRLRRTGSKKQASYRVIAADQKSPRDGHFIENLGFYNPRTNPPTLEINRGRMAYWLENGAQPSDSVAQLLRAVDLSDERAQLRAGAEA, encoded by the coding sequence ATGGTACGCATTCGTCTCCGACGCACCGGATCCAAAAAACAAGCATCCTACCGCGTCATCGCCGCCGATCAGAAATCCCCGCGCGACGGTCATTTCATCGAAAACCTGGGTTTCTACAACCCCCGCACAAATCCCCCCACCCTTGAGATCAACCGTGGGCGCATGGCCTACTGGCTCGAAAACGGCGCCCAACCCAGCGACTCGGTGGCGCAACTGCTGCGCGCCGTCGATCTATCGGACGAACGGGCGCAACTGCGCGCCGGCGCCGAAGCCTGA